A part of Parvimonas micra genomic DNA contains:
- the deoC gene encoding deoxyribose-phosphate aldolase, whose protein sequence is MKLNRYMDHTALKADTTYEMIDKLCEEAKKYDFFSVCVNGCHVKRCAEKLKGSNTKVCTVVGFPLGAMTTESKVFETENAIKNGANEIDMVINIGALKSNDLDFVYNDIKALVDATRGKALLKVIIETCLLTDEEIVKISELCVKAGAEFVKTSTGFSTSGANEHVVALMKKTVGDKAKVKASGGIRDKATALKMIELGADRLGVSASVKIISE, encoded by the coding sequence ATGAAATTAAATAGATATATGGATCATACTGCGTTAAAGGCAGATACAACTTATGAAATGATAGACAAACTTTGTGAAGAGGCAAAAAAATATGACTTTTTCTCTGTTTGTGTTAATGGCTGTCATGTAAAAAGATGTGCTGAAAAACTAAAAGGTTCAAATACTAAAGTTTGTACTGTTGTGGGATTTCCACTAGGAGCAATGACAACTGAAAGTAAAGTTTTTGAAACTGAAAATGCAATCAAAAATGGTGCAAATGAAATTGATATGGTAATCAATATAGGCGCATTAAAATCAAATGATTTGGATTTTGTATATAATGATATAAAGGCACTTGTAGATGCTACAAGAGGAAAAGCACTTTTAAAAGTTATTATAGAAACTTGTCTATTAACTGATGAGGAAATTGTAAAAATTTCAGAACTTTGTGTTAAGGCAGGAGCAGAATTTGTAAAAACTTCAACAGGATTTAGCACTTCAGGTGCAAATGAACATGTTGTTGCACTTATGAAAAAAACAGTAGGAGACAAAGCAAAAGTTAAAGCCAGTGGTGGAATCAGGGACAAGGCAACAGCTTTAAAAATGATTGAATTGGGTGCTGACAGATTGGGTGTAAGTGCTAGTGTAAAAATAATTTCAGAATAA
- the pepD gene encoding beta-Ala-His dipeptidase — protein MNLKPERVFHYFRELSDIPRESHNEKAVSDYIYNFGKKLGLETKQDDILNVYMRKPATKGYENKPGIILQGHMDMVCEKATSSKHNFATDKIEWVIKDDLLFANNTTLGADDGIAVAMAMAILEDETLIHPELEVLITVTEETTMAGALGLEKGLLKGKYFFNIDSEEEGILTLGSAGGTLFRTKLELKFENKEVELVKLYFDGYLGGHSGMEIGKNRRNMIKTIAEFIKESGLSISSVNCGNKDNAIPRVGEIVIENSPKLDELISKFTEKYNGEEQLTIDKKEISKGKVLTNELKNTLVEILEKLPTGVNTKDETGIISSSNLAIVQTTENEILIRDSIRSSSLSIFADMKSSFAKIAEKLGLKHEFLGGYPSWEKKENSTLQKYANKVYKELTGKEFENIIVHAGLECGAIYEKYPNLELISFGPDIRGAHTPQENLSIPSTERVYDFTLKLIEEIAKN, from the coding sequence ATGAATTTAAAACCTGAAAGAGTTTTTCACTATTTTAGAGAACTTTCAGATATTCCTCGTGAATCACATAATGAAAAGGCAGTATCTGATTACATCTATAATTTTGGAAAAAAATTAGGACTTGAAACAAAACAAGATGATATTCTTAATGTCTATATGAGAAAACCTGCAACAAAGGGATATGAAAACAAACCGGGAATAATCTTACAAGGACATATGGATATGGTTTGTGAAAAGGCTACAAGTTCAAAACATAATTTTGCAACAGATAAAATTGAATGGGTAATAAAAGATGATTTACTTTTTGCAAATAACACTACACTTGGAGCTGACGACGGAATAGCAGTTGCAATGGCGATGGCTATCTTGGAAGATGAAACTTTGATTCACCCCGAACTTGAAGTTCTTATTACAGTTACTGAAGAAACTACAATGGCTGGTGCTTTAGGACTTGAAAAAGGACTTTTAAAAGGAAAATACTTTTTTAATATCGATTCTGAAGAAGAAGGCATCTTAACACTTGGTTCAGCCGGAGGAACTTTATTTAGAACAAAATTAGAATTAAAATTTGAAAATAAAGAAGTGGAACTTGTTAAACTTTATTTTGACGGATATTTAGGCGGACATTCAGGAATGGAAATCGGCAAAAATAGAAGAAATATGATTAAAACCATTGCTGAATTTATAAAAGAGAGCGGACTTTCAATCTCAAGTGTAAACTGTGGAAATAAAGATAATGCAATTCCTAGAGTTGGAGAAATTGTAATTGAAAACTCACCAAAATTAGATGAATTAATTTCTAAATTTACAGAAAAATATAATGGAGAGGAACAACTTACAATAGATAAGAAAGAAATTTCAAAAGGAAAAGTTTTAACAAATGAATTGAAAAATACTCTAGTTGAAATTTTAGAAAAGTTGCCTACAGGTGTGAATACAAAAGATGAAACCGGTATTATCAGTTCATCAAATCTTGCAATAGTTCAAACAACTGAAAATGAAATTTTAATTCGCGATTCAATTCGTTCATCTTCATTGAGTATTTTTGCAGATATGAAATCATCTTTTGCTAAAATTGCTGAAAAATTAGGTTTAAAACATGAATTTTTGGGCGGTTATCCTTCATGGGAAAAGAAAGAAAATTCAACACTACAAAAATATGCAAACAAAGTTTATAAAGAGTTAACCGGAAAGGAATTTGAAAATATTATAGTTCATGCAGGACTTGAATGTGGAGCAATCTATGAAAAATATCCAAATCTTGAGTTGATTTCATTCGGGCCTGATATCAGAGGGGCGCATACTCCACAAGAAAATCTTTCAATTCCATCAACAGAAAGAGTTTATGACTTTACGCTAAAATTAATTGAAGAAATTGCAAAAAATTAA
- the msrB gene encoding peptide-methionine (R)-S-oxide reductase MsrB, producing the protein MKKLIIPFILCVFIIGFVVTYKVKSKKGEQVMEKPKVDLSSIKNKGEIYLAGGCFWGVEGYFSKIDGIADTTVGYANGNGSETSYEKIKSTDHAETVHIVYDKDKISLEEILQHYFRIIEPTSVNKQGNDAGRQYRTGVYFADEKDKSVIEKFIDDQRPNFDKPITVEVEKLKNFVVAEEYHQDYLKKHPNGYCHIDLGLADKPLERKDGKYKKPSKEELKNKLSDLEYNVTQNAATERPFSSKYDKFDEKGIYVDIVTGEPLFSSKDKYDAGCGWPSFTKPIDENINYKKDDSHGLKRVEVKSKGGDSHLGHVFDDGPKDKGGKRYCINGAALRFIPLEDMEKEGYGKYIDKVK; encoded by the coding sequence ATGAAAAAATTAATAATACCTTTTATTTTATGTGTTTTTATAATAGGATTTGTAGTAACATATAAGGTAAAATCAAAAAAAGGAGAGCAAGTTATGGAAAAACCAAAAGTTGATTTAAGTTCGATTAAAAACAAAGGAGAGATTTATTTAGCAGGAGGTTGTTTCTGGGGTGTTGAAGGATATTTTTCAAAAATAGATGGCATTGCGGATACAACTGTTGGGTATGCAAATGGAAATGGCTCAGAGACAAGTTACGAAAAAATTAAAAGTACAGATCATGCGGAAACTGTACATATAGTTTATGATAAGGATAAAATTTCACTTGAGGAAATTTTACAACATTATTTTAGAATAATTGAACCTACAAGTGTTAATAAACAAGGAAATGATGCCGGTAGACAATATAGAACAGGGGTATATTTTGCTGATGAGAAGGATAAATCTGTTATAGAAAAATTTATTGATGATCAAAGACCAAATTTTGACAAACCTATAACTGTTGAAGTTGAAAAACTTAAAAATTTTGTTGTCGCTGAAGAATATCATCAAGATTATTTAAAAAAACATCCAAACGGATATTGTCATATTGACTTGGGTCTTGCTGATAAGCCTCTTGAAAGAAAGGATGGAAAATATAAAAAACCAAGTAAAGAAGAACTAAAAAATAAATTGAGTGATTTAGAATACAATGTTACTCAAAATGCTGCAACTGAAAGGCCTTTTTCAAGTAAATATGATAAATTTGATGAAAAAGGGATATATGTTGATATAGTAACAGGAGAACCACTTTTTTCTTCAAAAGATAAATATGATGCAGGTTGTGGATGGCCAAGTTTTACAAAACCAATTGATGAAAATATAAATTACAAAAAAGACGATAGTCATGGTCTTAAGAGGGTTGAAGTAAAGAGCAAGGGTGGAGATTCACATTTGGGCCATGTTTTTGATGACGGCCCTAAAGATAAAGGAGGAAAGAGATACTGTATTAATGGAGCTGCTTTAAGATTTATTCCTTTAGAGGATATGGAAAAAGAGGGATATGGGAAATATATTGATAAAGTTAAATAA
- a CDS encoding alanine/glycine:cation symporter family protein, whose amino-acid sequence MNLLSSFVLLSDSKLVDTINKINDFIAGNILMYGLLFAGLFLSFILGFPQITKIGKAFKLVFGGLFRKKEGPKEEGSMSSFQALATAVAAQVGTGNVAGVATAITAGGPGAIFWMWLSAFFGMGTIFVEAVLAQKYRSKIDGEFVGGPAYYISKGLKKTGVFAKILAGFFAIAIVLALGFMGNAVQSNSIASGIRGIQGFENINPAIIGVVIAILAALIFIGGIDRIAKFAELVVPVMAVVYILGSIVILVMFAGEIGPTFAWIFKSAFNGTAVAGGIAGAAVKVAVQKGVARGLFSNEAGMGSTPHAHAVANVKHPAEQGLTAIIGVFIDTVLVCSATALAILVTGAYNVKGADGKFLAGAQLTQQAFRTAFGSGGAIFLAVCLSFFAFTTIVGWYYFGESNIKYLFGKAGLLPYRAIVLICIVAGSLGEVAIVWSLADIFNSLMVLPNLIAILWLSFEARAIMKDYNQCLLNNDVHYDYEVK is encoded by the coding sequence ATGAACTTATTATCTAGTTTTGTATTACTAAGCGATTCGAAACTTGTTGATACTATCAACAAAATAAACGATTTTATCGCTGGTAATATATTAATGTACGGTTTGCTATTTGCGGGATTATTCCTTTCATTTATTTTGGGTTTCCCTCAAATTACAAAAATCGGAAAAGCTTTTAAATTAGTTTTTGGAGGACTTTTCAGAAAGAAAGAAGGACCTAAAGAAGAGGGTTCAATGTCTTCATTCCAAGCATTGGCAACAGCAGTAGCCGCTCAAGTAGGAACAGGTAATGTTGCAGGGGTTGCAACTGCTATTACTGCAGGTGGACCTGGAGCAATTTTCTGGATGTGGTTATCAGCATTCTTTGGAATGGGAACAATTTTCGTAGAAGCAGTTTTAGCTCAAAAGTACAGATCTAAAATTGATGGCGAATTTGTAGGAGGACCTGCATATTACATATCAAAAGGTCTTAAGAAAACCGGAGTATTTGCTAAAATTTTAGCCGGATTTTTCGCGATTGCGATAGTATTAGCCTTAGGATTTATGGGTAATGCCGTTCAATCAAACTCAATAGCATCAGGTATTAGAGGTATTCAAGGTTTTGAAAATATTAATCCTGCTATTATCGGTGTAGTTATTGCTATTTTGGCTGCTCTAATTTTCATCGGTGGTATTGACAGAATTGCAAAATTTGCTGAACTTGTAGTTCCGGTAATGGCAGTAGTTTACATTTTAGGAAGTATAGTTATATTGGTTATGTTTGCAGGTGAAATCGGACCTACTTTTGCATGGATTTTCAAGAGTGCATTTAATGGGACAGCAGTTGCCGGTGGTATCGCTGGGGCAGCAGTTAAAGTTGCTGTTCAAAAAGGGGTTGCAAGAGGATTATTCTCTAACGAAGCCGGTATGGGTTCTACACCTCATGCTCACGCAGTTGCAAATGTAAAACACCCTGCTGAACAAGGTTTAACAGCTATTATTGGTGTATTCATTGATACAGTTTTAGTATGTTCTGCAACAGCACTTGCAATATTAGTAACAGGTGCTTACAATGTTAAGGGAGCTGACGGAAAATTCTTAGCTGGAGCACAATTAACTCAACAAGCATTCAGAACTGCATTTGGTTCAGGTGGAGCTATTTTCTTAGCAGTATGTTTATCATTCTTTGCATTTACTACTATCGTTGGTTGGTATTATTTCGGAGAATCAAATATCAAATATTTATTTGGTAAAGCAGGACTTTTACCATATAGAGCTATAGTTCTTATTTGTATCGTAGCTGGTTCTCTTGGAGAAGTTGCTATCGTTTGGTCATTAGCAGACATTTTCAACAGTTTAATGGTATTACCAAACTTAATTGCTATCCTTTGGTTATCATTTGAAGCTAGAGCTATTATGAAGGATTACAATCAATGTCTATTAAATAATGATGTACATTATGATTATGAAGTAAAATAA
- the deoD gene encoding purine-nucleoside phosphorylase: MTPHNRAIEGEIAETVLMPGDPLRAKFIAENFLEDVTLFNDVRGMLGYTGTYKGKKVSVMGSGMGVPSIGIYSYELIHFYGVKNLIRIGSCGAYSDKLKLYDVVVGMAASTDSNFAHQYKLDGTYSANCSWELLRKTYEASKEQNIDINVGNVFCSDIFYNASPEDWKKWAQMGVLAVDMESYALYCNANYAGVNAITILTVSDSFHFKEITTPEERQNSFTTMMKLALEIA, translated from the coding sequence ATGACACCACATAATAGAGCGATAGAAGGAGAAATTGCAGAAACTGTCTTAATGCCAGGAGATCCTTTAAGAGCTAAGTTTATTGCAGAAAATTTTTTAGAAGATGTTACATTATTTAATGATGTAAGAGGAATGTTAGGTTACACAGGAACTTACAAAGGAAAAAAAGTTTCAGTTATGGGAAGTGGAATGGGTGTTCCATCAATTGGAATTTACTCTTATGAATTAATCCATTTTTATGGAGTTAAGAATTTAATCAGAATCGGTTCTTGTGGAGCTTATAGTGATAAACTTAAATTATATGATGTAGTTGTAGGAATGGCTGCTTCTACAGATTCAAACTTTGCTCATCAATATAAATTGGATGGAACATATTCAGCAAACTGTTCTTGGGAACTTTTAAGAAAAACTTATGAAGCGTCAAAAGAGCAAAACATTGATATCAATGTTGGTAATGTATTCTGTTCTGATATTTTCTATAATGCTTCACCTGAAGATTGGAAAAAGTGGGCACAAATGGGAGTTCTAGCAGTAGATATGGAAAGTTATGCTCTTTATTGTAATGCTAATTATGCAGGAGTTAATGCTATTACAATTTTGACAGTTTCAGATTCATTCCATTTTAAAGAAATTACAACTCCTGAAGAAAGACAAAATAGTTTTACAACTATGATGAAATTAGCATTGGAGATAGCATAA
- the folP gene encoding dihydropteroate synthase — protein MSDIEFKFGIKSIKNGESTKLCSILNITPDSFSDGGKYFDINRAVKRAKELVSKGAYMLDIGGESTRPGSKLISVEEEIERIVPIIKAIKSEMDVVISVDTWKSEVAKAAIDAGADIINDITGLLGDEKMADVIADSNVGYIMMFNSVIIRPEHEGSKIFPKFGKNAFMTDKDLEYLQGLDILDMMEECFNKTLKIAISKGIDESRICLDPGIGFALTKRENLELIKGIDRIHNMGYLSFLGVSRKRFVVNILTENNIDSDIKTEEGLSNVDLASAYLSAIASFKGVNILRVHNFDKHFSAILIGDAIRMADKSEDINFGAYKK, from the coding sequence ATGAGTGATATAGAATTTAAGTTTGGGATTAAGTCAATCAAAAATGGAGAAAGTACTAAACTTTGTTCAATTTTGAATATTACGCCTGATTCTTTTTCCGATGGTGGGAAATATTTTGATATTAATAGAGCTGTTAAGAGAGCAAAAGAGCTTGTTTCAAAAGGTGCATATATGCTTGATATAGGTGGAGAGTCCACAAGACCTGGAAGTAAATTAATTTCCGTAGAAGAAGAGATTGAAAGAATTGTTCCGATTATCAAAGCGATTAAGTCTGAAATGGATGTTGTTATTTCCGTAGATACTTGGAAATCTGAAGTTGCTAAGGCAGCAATAGATGCAGGAGCAGATATTATTAACGATATTACAGGGTTACTTGGAGATGAAAAAATGGCTGATGTTATTGCAGATTCAAATGTCGGATATATTATGATGTTTAATTCAGTAATTATAAGACCTGAACATGAAGGTTCTAAAATTTTTCCCAAGTTTGGAAAAAATGCTTTTATGACAGATAAAGATTTGGAATATTTACAAGGTTTGGATATTTTAGATATGATGGAAGAGTGTTTTAATAAAACTTTGAAGATTGCTATTTCAAAAGGCATAGATGAGTCAAGAATTTGTTTGGATCCCGGCATCGGTTTTGCACTTACGAAGAGAGAAAATTTAGAATTGATTAAGGGAATAGACAGGATTCATAATATGGGATATTTATCTTTTTTAGGGGTTTCCAGAAAGAGATTTGTAGTAAATATTTTAACTGAAAATAATATTGACTCAGATATAAAAACAGAAGAGGGACTTTCTAATGTAGATTTGGCATCTGCATATTTAAGTGCGATTGCATCTTTTAAAGGTGTAAATATATTAAGAGTTCATAATTTTGATAAACATTTTTCAGCAATTTTAATTGGAGATGCAATTAGAATGGCAGATAAAAGCGAAGATATTAATTTTGGAGCATATAAAAAATAG
- the folK gene encoding 2-amino-4-hydroxy-6-hydroxymethyldihydropteridine diphosphokinase — MSKVWIALGSNMGEGWKNLDLAIKMMNERGVLVEKVSTYIETEPYGYTEQDNFVNAVCIAETKLSPRELLEVLLKIELDMGRVRIIKWGPRIIDLDILFYEDLIIDEEDLKVPHIEIQKRSFVLEPVNEISPDKIHPVFKKTVHQLLLDLNSCDI; from the coding sequence ATGAGTAAAGTTTGGATTGCTTTAGGTAGTAATATGGGAGAAGGTTGGAAAAATCTTGATTTAGCAATTAAGATGATGAACGAAAGAGGAGTTTTAGTTGAAAAAGTTTCAACTTATATAGAAACTGAGCCTTATGGTTATACAGAACAGGATAACTTTGTAAATGCAGTTTGTATAGCTGAGACAAAGCTTAGTCCTAGAGAACTTTTAGAAGTTCTTTTGAAAATAGAGCTTGATATGGGACGAGTTAGAATAATCAAATGGGGACCAAGAATTATTGACTTAGATATTTTATTCTATGAAGATTTAATAATTGATGAAGAAGATTTAAAAGTTCCACATATTGAAATACAAAAAAGGTCTTTTGTTTTAGAGCCTGTGAATGAGATAAGTCCAGATAAAATTCATCCTGTATTTAAAAAGACTGTTCATCAATTATTGTTGGATTTAAACTCTTGTGATATTTAG